One genomic window of Dermacentor andersoni chromosome 8, qqDerAnde1_hic_scaffold, whole genome shotgun sequence includes the following:
- the LOC126529254 gene encoding protein-lysine N-methyltransferase EEF2KMT isoform X3 produces the protein MIINTIKSVQIMTDETLRAVSTCFLACVPVVEVRKLLDAVPRELLTEEFQELLIGCTILHPTATAFPPRTAYIRNFLKCLINKLETENIEIADILYVHFAGKLGSASGEEDIPGFVTYTIDDRTMVTLKEHTAVVINGTTGLRTWQASKFLSEWCLENRHLLRNKCIVELGCGVGLTGMVVCKTCCPLSYTFTDGHEAVLQSVEENLRLNSVTECHTRAEMLRWGDHEDFREHCTAGVILGADLVFDPAVVPALVATLAALLAHGGTAYIASTVRNLETRALFLSKLGTLNKFRRVDCRQKLFGQLRWKSVSY, from the exons ATGATAATAAATACAATTAAAAGTGTCCAAATTATGACAGACGAAACGTTGAGAGCTGTTTCTACGTGCTTTCTAGCCTGTGTTCCTGTCGTCGAAGTGAGGAAATTGCTG GACGCGGTGCCGAGAGAACTACTCACAGAGGAATTTCAGGAGCTGTTGATCGGTTGTACTATTCTCCACCCGACTGCGACAGCTTTTCCACCGAGAACAGCGTACATCAGGAACTTTCTAAAGTGCCTCATCAACAAG CTTGAGACGGAAAACATTGAAATCGCTGACATCCTTTACGTTCACTTCGCTGGGAAGCTCGGCAGCGCAAGCGGTGAAGAAGACATACCTGGCTTTGTCACCTACACCATT GATGATCGCACAATGGTCACGTTAAAAGAGCATACTGCTGTTGTAATAAATGGAACGACAGGGCTCAGAACGTGGCAG GCATCGAAGTTCCTCTCCGAATGGTGCCTTGAAAACAGGCACCTCTTGCGTAACAA GTGCATTGTAGAACTGGGATGTGGCGTCGGATTGACTGGCATGGTCGTCTGCAAGACCTGTTGCCCTCTGTCTTACACGTTTACCGACGGTCACGAGGCCGTACTTCAGTCAGTGGAGGAGAACCTCAGGCTCAACAGTGTCACAGAGTGCCATACAAGAGCCGAAATGCTTCGCTGGGGTGACCACGAAGACTTCAGGGAGCATTGCACTGCTGGCGTAATCCTTGGAGCTG ACCTGGTGTTCGACCCAGCAGTCGTGCCAGCCCTCGTTGCAACTCTTGCCGCACTGCTGGCACATGGCGGTACGGCGTACATCGCATCGACTGTCCGCAATCTTGAAACTCGTGCGTTGTTCCTCAGTAAATTAG GAACTCTGAACAAGTTTAGACGAGTAGACTGCCGTCAAAAACTATTTGGACAGCTTCGATGGAAAAGCGTCAGTTATTAG
- the LOC126529254 gene encoding protein-lysine N-methyltransferase EEF2KMT isoform X1 has protein sequence MIINTIKSVQIMTDETLRAVSTCFLACVPVVEVRKLLDAVPRELLTEEFQELLIGCTILHPTATAFPPRTAYIRNFLKCLINKLETENIEIADILYVHFAGKLGSASGEEDIPGFVTYTIDDRTMVTLKEHTAVVINGTTGLRTWQASKFLSEWCLENRHLLRNKCIVELGCGVGLTGMVVCKTCCPLSYTFTDGHEAVLQSVEENLRLNSVTECHTRAEMLRWGDHEDFREHCTAGVILGADLVFDPAVVPALVATLAALLAHGGTAYIASTVRNLETRALFLSKLADEASLQYEPCTAPREKIFFYDRSCPVEIDKVTACPRNSEQV, from the exons ATGATAATAAATACAATTAAAAGTGTCCAAATTATGACAGACGAAACGTTGAGAGCTGTTTCTACGTGCTTTCTAGCCTGTGTTCCTGTCGTCGAAGTGAGGAAATTGCTG GACGCGGTGCCGAGAGAACTACTCACAGAGGAATTTCAGGAGCTGTTGATCGGTTGTACTATTCTCCACCCGACTGCGACAGCTTTTCCACCGAGAACAGCGTACATCAGGAACTTTCTAAAGTGCCTCATCAACAAG CTTGAGACGGAAAACATTGAAATCGCTGACATCCTTTACGTTCACTTCGCTGGGAAGCTCGGCAGCGCAAGCGGTGAAGAAGACATACCTGGCTTTGTCACCTACACCATT GATGATCGCACAATGGTCACGTTAAAAGAGCATACTGCTGTTGTAATAAATGGAACGACAGGGCTCAGAACGTGGCAG GCATCGAAGTTCCTCTCCGAATGGTGCCTTGAAAACAGGCACCTCTTGCGTAACAA GTGCATTGTAGAACTGGGATGTGGCGTCGGATTGACTGGCATGGTCGTCTGCAAGACCTGTTGCCCTCTGTCTTACACGTTTACCGACGGTCACGAGGCCGTACTTCAGTCAGTGGAGGAGAACCTCAGGCTCAACAGTGTCACAGAGTGCCATACAAGAGCCGAAATGCTTCGCTGGGGTGACCACGAAGACTTCAGGGAGCATTGCACTGCTGGCGTAATCCTTGGAGCTG ACCTGGTGTTCGACCCAGCAGTCGTGCCAGCCCTCGTTGCAACTCTTGCCGCACTGCTGGCACATGGCGGTACGGCGTACATCGCATCGACTGTCCGCAATCTTGAAACTCGTGCGTTGTTCCTCAGTAAATTAG CAGATGAGGCATCGCTGCAGTATGAGCCATGCACGGCTCCGCGAGAGAAGATTTTCTTCTACGATCGCTCATGTCCAGTTGAAATAGACAAGGTCACAGCGTGCCCTAG GAACTCTGAACAAGTTTAG
- the LOC126529254 gene encoding protein-lysine N-methyltransferase EEF2KMT isoform X2 — MIINTIKSVQIMTDETLRAVSTCFLACVPVVEVRKLLDAVPRELLTEEFQELLIGCTILHPTATAFPPRTAYIRNFLKCLINKLETENIEIADILYVHFAGKLGSASGEEDIPGFVTYTIDDRTMVTLKEHTAVVINGTTGLRTWQASKFLSEWCLENRHLLRNKCIVELGCGVGLTGMVVCKTCCPLSYTFTDGHEAVLQSVEENLRLNSVTECHTRAEMLRWGDHEDFREHCTAGVILGADLVFDPAVVPALVATLAALLAHGGTAYIASTVRNLETRALFLSKLDEASLQYEPCTAPREKIFFYDRSCPVEIDKVTACPRNSEQV; from the exons ATGATAATAAATACAATTAAAAGTGTCCAAATTATGACAGACGAAACGTTGAGAGCTGTTTCTACGTGCTTTCTAGCCTGTGTTCCTGTCGTCGAAGTGAGGAAATTGCTG GACGCGGTGCCGAGAGAACTACTCACAGAGGAATTTCAGGAGCTGTTGATCGGTTGTACTATTCTCCACCCGACTGCGACAGCTTTTCCACCGAGAACAGCGTACATCAGGAACTTTCTAAAGTGCCTCATCAACAAG CTTGAGACGGAAAACATTGAAATCGCTGACATCCTTTACGTTCACTTCGCTGGGAAGCTCGGCAGCGCAAGCGGTGAAGAAGACATACCTGGCTTTGTCACCTACACCATT GATGATCGCACAATGGTCACGTTAAAAGAGCATACTGCTGTTGTAATAAATGGAACGACAGGGCTCAGAACGTGGCAG GCATCGAAGTTCCTCTCCGAATGGTGCCTTGAAAACAGGCACCTCTTGCGTAACAA GTGCATTGTAGAACTGGGATGTGGCGTCGGATTGACTGGCATGGTCGTCTGCAAGACCTGTTGCCCTCTGTCTTACACGTTTACCGACGGTCACGAGGCCGTACTTCAGTCAGTGGAGGAGAACCTCAGGCTCAACAGTGTCACAGAGTGCCATACAAGAGCCGAAATGCTTCGCTGGGGTGACCACGAAGACTTCAGGGAGCATTGCACTGCTGGCGTAATCCTTGGAGCTG ACCTGGTGTTCGACCCAGCAGTCGTGCCAGCCCTCGTTGCAACTCTTGCCGCACTGCTGGCACATGGCGGTACGGCGTACATCGCATCGACTGTCCGCAATCTTGAAACTCGTGCGTTGTTCCTCAGTAAATTAG ATGAGGCATCGCTGCAGTATGAGCCATGCACGGCTCCGCGAGAGAAGATTTTCTTCTACGATCGCTCATGTCCAGTTGAAATAGACAAGGTCACAGCGTGCCCTAG GAACTCTGAACAAGTTTAG
- the LOC126529254 gene encoding protein-lysine N-methyltransferase EEF2KMT isoform X4, whose amino-acid sequence MIINTIKSVQIMTDETLRAVSTCFLACVPVVEVRKLLDAVPRELLTEEFQELLIGCTILHPTATAFPPRTAYIRNFLKCLINKASKFLSEWCLENRHLLRNKCIVELGCGVGLTGMVVCKTCCPLSYTFTDGHEAVLQSVEENLRLNSVTECHTRAEMLRWGDHEDFREHCTAGVILGADLVFDPAVVPALVATLAALLAHGGTAYIASTVRNLETRALFLSKLADEASLQYEPCTAPREKIFFYDRSCPVEIDKVTACPRNSEQV is encoded by the exons ATGATAATAAATACAATTAAAAGTGTCCAAATTATGACAGACGAAACGTTGAGAGCTGTTTCTACGTGCTTTCTAGCCTGTGTTCCTGTCGTCGAAGTGAGGAAATTGCTG GACGCGGTGCCGAGAGAACTACTCACAGAGGAATTTCAGGAGCTGTTGATCGGTTGTACTATTCTCCACCCGACTGCGACAGCTTTTCCACCGAGAACAGCGTACATCAGGAACTTTCTAAAGTGCCTCATCAACAAG GCATCGAAGTTCCTCTCCGAATGGTGCCTTGAAAACAGGCACCTCTTGCGTAACAA GTGCATTGTAGAACTGGGATGTGGCGTCGGATTGACTGGCATGGTCGTCTGCAAGACCTGTTGCCCTCTGTCTTACACGTTTACCGACGGTCACGAGGCCGTACTTCAGTCAGTGGAGGAGAACCTCAGGCTCAACAGTGTCACAGAGTGCCATACAAGAGCCGAAATGCTTCGCTGGGGTGACCACGAAGACTTCAGGGAGCATTGCACTGCTGGCGTAATCCTTGGAGCTG ACCTGGTGTTCGACCCAGCAGTCGTGCCAGCCCTCGTTGCAACTCTTGCCGCACTGCTGGCACATGGCGGTACGGCGTACATCGCATCGACTGTCCGCAATCTTGAAACTCGTGCGTTGTTCCTCAGTAAATTAG CAGATGAGGCATCGCTGCAGTATGAGCCATGCACGGCTCCGCGAGAGAAGATTTTCTTCTACGATCGCTCATGTCCAGTTGAAATAGACAAGGTCACAGCGTGCCCTAG GAACTCTGAACAAGTTTAG
- the Dhfr gene encoding dihydrofolate reductase, giving the protein MCPSCATNALPCFAIAAMCRNRGIGFKNDLPWRLKKEMAHFSRLTKEATEGKQNAVVMGRLTWESLPPKFRPLSDRINVVVSKTLTEVPEGHHVASSFPDALQILRTLIDAGKVDKVFVVGGAQLYRELLDSPHCARIYLTEIDNDFECDVFFPEFDASKFRLVKEDGIPEELQQEGDVTYHFRVYERVQK; this is encoded by the exons ATGTGTCCGAGCTGCGCCACGAACGCGCTGCCGTGCTTCGCCATCGCCGCAATGTGCCGTAACCGGGGGATCGGCTTCAAGAATGACCTGCCCTGGCGCCTCAAGAAAGAAATGGCCCACTTCTCGCGACTCACGAAGGAGGCGACGGAGGGAAAGCAGAACGCCGTCGTCATGGGCCGCCTCACGTGGGAATCCCTGCCGCCAAAGTTTCGGCCACTCAGCGACAG GATAAATGTTGTGGTGAGCAAGACTCTGACCGAGGTTCCAGAGGGACACCACGTGGCATCCAGCTTTCCAGATGCCCTGCAGATTTTGCGGACGCTTATCGATGCTGGGAAG gtgGACAAGGTGTTTGTGGTTGGAGGAGCTCAGCTCTATCGTGAGCTGCTCGACAGTCCCCACTGTGCCCGTATATACCTCACCGAAATTGACAATGACTTCGAGTGCGACGTCTTCTTCCCGGAATTCGACGCCAGCAAGTTCCGGCTGGTCAAAGAGGATGGcatccctgaggaactccagcagGAAGGCGATGTCACTTACCATTTTCGAGTCTATGAGCGTGTACAAAAGTGA